A genomic window from Flavobacterium sp. I3-2 includes:
- a CDS encoding T9SS type A sorting domain-containing protein has product MKKICLIFIFLFCSNHIVLAQQYVPGANNILYVKKNATGSGNGDSWNNAVPELADALKWAHVNKANFNNTPLQIWVAGGTYKPKYSPEDGSNFGTNQNRENSFLMVKNVKMYGGFSGNETILSQRNLTLPVNETNLSGNIGILNDSLDNTYHVLIASGDLGSALIDGFTIKEGNANQNLYIQVNNKLIDHSIGAGLSISDSSLTITNSIFKNNFAKSGGGIATYKSIGTVIDFLVTISNSSFINNSSSNYGGGIAVNNYKINIINSNFNNNTGDSAGGINIKESVVNITNSNFNGNTASFGGAMQIGFVCTTTISKCKFINNSSTFGGAIKNSSNLNISNSSFIDNSSEFGGAIYNSNFFNTQSQFTVEILNSIFRNNFALTQGGAILTNNNIITKITNATFSKNNGNGGALYLEIDSNVSINNSIIWGNYNNTPSNINNIYKVPNSNLTFKNSLIQGSGGSTNWNTSFGTNNGNNIDTNPLFTNYSNNNFTLQNNSPAVNAGSNALYGPTLLSDTDLQGNPRLINGIIDLGAHEKTCGVTLSVASTNVNCSSASSGSINLTISGGVTPYSYSWNDGITTEDRSNLSAGIYSVTITDANGCTVATSVTINQPTVVALPTASNQTFCSSQNAKVSNLVTTGTAIKWYSSATSTTPLAATTALASGNYFATQTVNDCESNRKQITVTIINTALPTTSNQMFCSSQNAKVSNLVATGTAIKWYSSATSTTPLAATTALASGNYFATQTVNNCESTRKQITVTITNTALPTTSNQTFCSSQNTKVSNLVATGTAIKWYSSATSTTPLAATTALASGNYFATQTVNDCESNRKQITVTIANTALPTTSNQTFCSSQNAKVSNLVATGTAIKWYSSATSTTPLAATTALASGNYFATQTVNDCESNRKQITVTIINTALPTTSNQMFCSSQNAKVSNLVATGTAIKWYSSATSTTPLAATTALASGNYFATQTVNNCESNRKQITVTIANTPNSPTGISPQSFVQGSQLNQIIINPVSSVFYLTEVDASTGTNQLPLNTPLVNGTTYYAVVIGTNGCPSLPLPITVDVYLTNDKFDMDKLKYYPNPVDDILNIEYFEKIVQIEIYDLTGRKVKSLNTNNQNIEVDLSDLTSAAYMIQMKTESKEQFIKIIKK; this is encoded by the coding sequence CGACTCTTGGAATAATGCAGTTCCAGAATTAGCAGATGCATTAAAATGGGCGCATGTTAATAAAGCTAATTTTAATAATACTCCATTGCAAATATGGGTTGCTGGAGGAACTTACAAACCAAAATATTCACCAGAAGATGGTTCAAATTTTGGTACAAATCAAAACCGAGAAAATAGCTTTTTAATGGTGAAAAATGTTAAAATGTATGGTGGATTCTCAGGAAATGAAACAATTTTATCTCAGCGAAATTTGACTTTACCAGTAAACGAAACAAATTTATCTGGTAATATTGGAATTTTGAATGACTCTTTAGATAATACTTACCATGTATTAATAGCTTCGGGAGATTTAGGTTCTGCACTTATTGATGGTTTTACTATAAAAGAAGGTAATGCAAACCAAAATTTATATATACAAGTTAATAATAAATTAATTGATCATTCAATAGGTGCTGGACTTAGCATTTCCGATTCTTCATTGACTATTACGAATTCTATTTTTAAGAATAATTTTGCCAAATCAGGTGGAGGAATTGCTACATATAAATCAATTGGAACTGTAATAGATTTCTTGGTTACAATTTCAAACTCTTCGTTTATTAATAATTCATCATCAAACTATGGAGGAGGTATAGCTGTAAATAATTATAAAATAAATATAATAAATTCAAATTTTAACAATAACACTGGAGATTCTGCAGGTGGAATAAATATAAAAGAATCTGTTGTAAATATTACAAACAGTAATTTCAATGGAAATACTGCCAGTTTTGGAGGGGCTATGCAAATTGGTTTTGTTTGTACAACTACTATTTCAAAATGTAAGTTCATTAATAATTCAAGCACTTTTGGCGGAGCAATCAAGAACAGTTCCAATTTAAACATTTCAAATTCATCTTTTATTGATAATTCTTCTGAATTTGGGGGAGCAATCTATAATTCCAATTTTTTTAATACTCAATCCCAATTTACAGTAGAAATTTTAAATTCTATTTTCAGAAATAATTTTGCACTTACACAAGGTGGCGCAATTTTAACAAATAATAATATTATAACTAAAATAACAAATGCTACTTTTAGTAAAAATAATGGAAATGGAGGAGCTTTATATTTAGAAATAGACTCGAATGTTTCTATTAATAATTCAATTATTTGGGGAAATTATAACAATACTCCAAGTAATATTAATAATATTTATAAAGTACCAAACAGCAATTTGACTTTTAAAAACAGTTTAATCCAAGGTAGTGGAGGTAGTACTAACTGGAATACTTCTTTTGGTACAAATAATGGAAATAATATAGATACAAATCCATTATTTACAAATTATTCAAATAATAATTTTACTTTGCAAAATAATAGTCCAGCTGTAAATGCCGGTAGTAATGCTCTATATGGTCCAACATTACTTTCAGATACTGATTTACAAGGTAATCCACGTTTAATAAATGGAATTATAGATTTAGGTGCTCATGAAAAAACTTGCGGAGTTACTTTATCAGTTGCCAGTACTAATGTGAATTGTAGCTCAGCCTCAAGTGGTTCTATAAATCTAACTATTTCTGGAGGAGTTACTCCTTATTCATACTCTTGGAATGATGGAATAACTACAGAAGATAGAAGTAATTTGAGTGCGGGAATTTATTCAGTTACTATTACTGATGCAAATGGTTGTACGGTAGCTACCTCTGTCACAATTAATCAGCCAACTGTAGTAGCATTACCAACAGCATCGAATCAAACGTTTTGCTCAAGTCAAAATGCAAAAGTTTCTAATTTAGTAACAACAGGAACTGCGATTAAATGGTATAGCTCTGCAACATCAACTACGCCATTAGCAGCGACTACAGCTTTAGCTTCTGGAAACTATTTTGCAACGCAAACAGTAAATGATTGTGAGAGTAATCGTAAACAAATTACAGTTACAATTATCAATACAGCTTTACCAACGACGTCGAATCAAATGTTTTGCTCAAGTCAAAATGCAAAAGTTTCTAATTTAGTAGCAACAGGAACTGCGATTAAATGGTATAGCTCTGCAACATCAACTACGCCATTAGCAGCTACTACAGCTTTAGCTTCTGGAAACTATTTTGCAACGCAAACAGTAAATAATTGTGAAAGTACACGTAAGCAAATTACAGTTACAATCACCAATACGGCTTTACCAACGACATCGAATCAAACGTTTTGCTCAAGTCAAAATACAAAAGTTTCTAATTTAGTAGCAACAGGAACTGCGATTAAATGGTATAGCTCTGCAACATCAACTACGCCATTAGCAGCTACTACAGCTTTAGCTTCTGGAAACTATTTTGCTACGCAAACAGTAAATGATTGTGAGAGTAATCGTAAACAAATTACAGTTACAATTGCCAATACAGCTTTACCAACGACATCGAATCAAACGTTTTGCTCAAGTCAAAATGCAAAAGTTTCTAATTTAGTAGCAACAGGAACTGCGATTAAATGGTATAGCTCTGCAACATCAACTACGCCATTAGCAGCGACTACAGCTTTAGCTTCTGGAAACTATTTTGCAACGCAAACAGTAAATGATTGTGAGAGTAATCGTAAACAAATTACAGTTACAATTATCAATACAGCTTTACCAACGACGTCGAATCAAATGTTTTGCTCAAGTCAAAATGCAAAAGTTTCTAATTTAGTAGCAACAGGAACTGCGATTAAATGGTATAGCTCTGCAACATCAACTACGCCATTAGCAGCTACTACAGCTTTAGCTTCTGGAAACTATTTTGCAACGCAAACAGTAAATAATTGTGAGAGTAATCGTAAACAAATTACAGTTACAATTGCCAATACACCAAATAGTCCAACTGGAATTTCTCCTCAATCTTTTGTACAAGGTTCGCAATTAAATCAAATTATAATTAATCCAGTATCATCGGTCTTTTATTTAACTGAAGTAGATGCAAGTACTGGCACAAATCAATTACCATTAAATACACCACTTGTGAATGGCACAACTTATTATGCTGTTGTAATTGGAACTAACGGATGTCCAAGTTTGCCATTGCCAATTACAGTAGATGTTTATTTAACGAATGACAAGTTTGATATGGATAAATTAAAATATTATCCAAATCCGGTTGATGACATATTAAATATCGAATATTTCGAGAAAATTGTACAAATTGAGATTTATGATTTAACAGGAAGAAAAGTTAAATCATTAAATACAAATAATCAAAATATCGAAGTTGATTTATCTGATTTGACCTCTGCAGCTTACATGATTCAAATGAAGACCGAATCAAAAGAACAATTCATCAAAATCATAAAAAAATAA